The genomic window CCTCGACGGGGCGTCGGGCGTCGTGACGGGCACGACCGAGCTCGCGAGCCGCGAACCGGGCGAACCGGACCCGACGTACTACGTCCCGCCCGGCGCGTCGGTGTGGTGGTCGTGGACGCCGGACGCCACCACGCGCGCGACGTTCGACACCCGCGGCAGCGACTTCGACACCGTCCTGGCGGTGTACGAGGGCACCGCCCTCGACGCCCTCGTGCCCATCGCGTACGACGACGACGAATCGACGGGGGACGCCACGATGACCAGCCGCGTGACGTTCACCGCCCGCGGCGGCACGCCGTACGCGGTCGTCGTCGACGGCTACACCGACGCCGACGCCGCCGACCCCGCGCCGGAGACCGGCGCGGTGCGGCTCACCTGGTCGAGCGACCCGGTCGCGTGCGACGTGGCCGCCCGCGACCTGCGGCGCTTGGGCGACGCCGACGGCGACGGCGCCGTCACCGCCGCCGACGCGTTGCGGGCGCTCCGGGCGGTGGAGGCGCCCGCCCTGCAGGCGGTCGGGGACGACCCCCTCCGGGCGGAGGGCCGCCACCTCGACCTGGACGGCGACGGCGCGACGACCCGGGCGGACGCCCAGGCGCTGCTCGACGTCGCGACCGGCGCGGTGGAGGCGCCCCGCCTGCACGCCGCGCGCACCGCGCTGACGCTCGGGCGGGGCGAGGTGGGGTGCGTGGTCGTCGGCAACGCCGGCGCCGGCACGCTGCCGCCCCTGACGGTCGAGGCGGGCCCCGGCGCGTGGGCGCGGGACGTCACGCCGGCCGGGATGGGCCCCGGGCGGGTCGTCGCGGTCGTCCGCGACGGGGAGGCGGGCGGCACCGTCACCCTCGACGCGGGGCCGGCGGGC from Trueperaceae bacterium includes these protein-coding regions:
- a CDS encoding dockerin type I domain-containing protein, which encodes FALDPDGDVAEANETNAVATASFTVASPPPNDAFADRIALDGASGVVTGTTELASREPGEPDPTYYVPPGASVWWSWTPDATTRATFDTRGSDFDTVLAVYEGTALDALVPIAYDDDESTGDATMTSRVTFTARGGTPYAVVVDGYTDADAADPAPETGAVRLTWSSDPVACDVAARDLRRLGDADGDGAVTAADALRALRAVEAPALQAVGDDPLRAEGRHLDLDGDGATTRADAQALLDVATGAVEAPRLHAARTALTLGRGEVGCVVVGNAGAGTLPPLTVEAGPGAWARDVTPAGMGPGRVVAVVRDGEAGGTVTLDAGPAGTVRLDVAAP